One window from the genome of Phormidium ambiguum IAM M-71 encodes:
- a CDS encoding helicase-related protein, whose product MIAANLGRLFEVGFNIGILAYIEQHKLKHNFGDLYQQDLQNLKFSEMLKRILDKKEVISPESIENIEKWSLFLLQKGFLSGLNFMGEYIQSTGWRKTQLANLKILYCQCSFCEENSMKTYSKTEQQEYHELLSQFAEIDKQKLGYWIDKYTQKGEFLKADTLVLLQNNHELRIIAVDLSIFSVKSAQDLLNLEDENLQNQRRLLRREINYLRSKSVFSKLRIDTGNKDDLGFDFSPHLTRYLTAFKREDKESAKLIQAASYTESFYRFLQESGILKDENSVVFNVVGYSDRTISAISLRPENINLLKTCSQIYKNEPEEQDIAQARQQVLELIKLNAIRSFNDGRKFVNQLLEIPTNTTKVISHAEKIEGFSSTLDLRKPHAELIKQALYSDKTYIFLTGNPGIGKTTAIVDFLTENINEGFLFFYVSPRTQVNLDIIEKFKDTKSGELVDDRLFCINTNSQIIKENSYNCVVNYYSNQYQNYFQENAVHFLDINQEIEPKGFRHPLLQRTAEDELRATNKRNKGVLSCLCEAINTVITRQISNHIVATACIQALRITANGTNTLTHFENIFKSAINKKDGQVIPSEMKKISQRIKHLFIMVDEITGDDSGVEFLNGISRILNRYNLTNSLYGFNTKVIVADASIVDPNVIQQHLTETSPEPDKIFFRRAYEQSVLPLSQLEFEFKRKLAIAINANSYPAKSLTINYKVFVESVKFDEDTFAKQSYQLTKAIQAQIVQDLTQLWSNPNSGQILVYIQDKRRLQELIEQIKQFREFIKNQDYLEIHANLSDNDQKEIQQYKNQVKVVFMTSSASRGLSFPKAKHILVEIPRFRVESNLMEVIQVIYRGRGLYAENGEIKTLDNEDKELSFYLCDRAVYYNEDKELSLKESIINILNILLIVKTCVLTRIQGYGQLGREKFLMIPIGGKSISAAGQSFSGQISHLIKDLKKEHNRRQKHQILSEVYTSLENLLSRAEFVLNPKNPVSEVAEISTYLELRELFNLKFSHLLKDNFTGLLKFGNIEPGIINGSLLIVPICDRKLTETYEIRLMDILTHRSDEIIKKMLIISHNSDYPGRLRSAIKNAIELLDKLRNNNGRTQFFHQQDSQDFDQYYALPLFSFISAEAMSKYFANEPEEAEEEEERFRNILSTYINHIYPTDKTLPIGYKYKEFPFIVFSSYSLEQMRQKIFTDKYLLTSNELNVLNLILSQKN is encoded by the coding sequence ATGATTGCAGCAAATTTAGGTCGTCTGTTTGAAGTTGGTTTTAATATTGGTATTCTTGCCTATATTGAGCAACACAAATTAAAGCACAATTTTGGCGACTTATATCAACAAGATTTACAGAATTTGAAATTCTCAGAAATGCTCAAACGAATTCTGGATAAAAAAGAAGTAATTAGTCCTGAAAGTATCGAGAATATTGAAAAATGGAGCTTATTTTTATTACAAAAAGGGTTTCTCTCTGGACTCAATTTTATGGGTGAGTACATTCAATCAACTGGTTGGAGAAAAACACAATTAGCAAATCTAAAAATTTTGTATTGTCAGTGCAGTTTTTGTGAAGAAAACAGCATGAAAACTTACTCTAAAACTGAACAACAAGAGTATCATGAATTATTATCTCAGTTTGCAGAGATAGACAAGCAGAAGTTAGGTTACTGGATTGATAAATATACACAAAAAGGCGAGTTTCTCAAAGCAGATACATTGGTTTTATTACAAAATAATCATGAATTAAGAATTATTGCTGTTGACTTATCTATCTTTTCGGTTAAATCAGCCCAAGATTTGTTAAATTTAGAAGATGAAAATCTGCAAAATCAACGACGGTTATTGCGGCGAGAAATTAACTATTTACGTTCAAAAAGTGTTTTTTCTAAATTACGGATTGATACAGGGAATAAAGATGATTTAGGTTTTGATTTCTCTCCACATTTAACGAGATATTTGACTGCTTTTAAACGGGAAGATAAGGAAAGTGCTAAGTTAATTCAAGCTGCTTCATATACTGAGAGTTTTTATCGATTTTTGCAAGAAAGCGGAATTTTAAAAGATGAGAATTCTGTGGTATTTAATGTGGTGGGATATAGCGATCGCACAATCAGCGCCATTTCCCTCCGTCCAGAAAACATAAACTTATTAAAAACTTGTTCCCAAATTTATAAAAATGAACCCGAAGAACAAGATATCGCCCAAGCGCGTCAACAAGTTTTAGAATTAATTAAACTCAATGCTATTCGCAGTTTTAATGATGGCAGAAAATTTGTTAATCAGTTATTAGAAATACCTACAAATACCACCAAAGTTATATCGCACGCAGAAAAAATTGAGGGTTTTAGTTCTACCTTAGACTTGAGAAAACCCCACGCAGAATTAATTAAACAAGCACTTTATTCTGACAAAACTTATATATTTTTAACCGGAAATCCTGGGATTGGAAAAACCACTGCTATAGTTGATTTTTTAACCGAAAACATAAATGAAGGTTTTCTATTTTTCTATGTTAGTCCGAGAACACAAGTCAACTTGGATATTATTGAAAAATTCAAAGATACAAAATCAGGTGAATTAGTTGACGATCGCCTATTTTGCATAAACACCAACTCCCAAATCATCAAGGAGAACTCATATAATTGCGTCGTCAATTACTACTCTAATCAATATCAAAACTATTTTCAAGAAAACGCCGTTCACTTTCTTGATATTAATCAGGAAATCGAACCTAAAGGATTTCGCCATCCCTTACTTCAAAGAACTGCTGAAGACGAACTTCGCGCTACTAACAAAAGAAATAAAGGCGTTTTATCCTGTCTTTGCGAAGCAATAAATACTGTTATTACTCGTCAAATTTCCAATCATATTGTTGCTACAGCTTGTATACAAGCTTTGCGAATCACCGCCAATGGTACTAACACCTTAACTCATTTTGAAAACATATTTAAAAGTGCGATTAACAAAAAAGATGGTCAAGTTATTCCTAGTGAAATGAAGAAAATTTCTCAACGCATTAAGCATTTATTTATCATGGTTGATGAAATTACTGGTGATGATAGCGGTGTTGAATTTTTAAACGGAATTAGTAGAATTTTAAACCGCTATAATTTGACAAATTCTTTATACGGTTTTAACACTAAAGTTATTGTAGCAGATGCTTCAATTGTCGATCCAAATGTCATCCAACAACATTTAACTGAAACCTCACCAGAACCAGATAAAATATTTTTTAGACGTGCTTACGAACAGTCAGTTTTACCACTTTCCCAACTTGAATTTGAATTTAAACGCAAGTTAGCGATCGCCATAAACGCCAACTCTTACCCAGCAAAAAGCTTAACTATTAATTATAAAGTATTTGTCGAATCAGTAAAATTTGACGAAGATACTTTTGCCAAACAAAGCTATCAATTAACCAAAGCGATCCAAGCACAAATTGTGCAAGACTTAACACAACTCTGGTCAAATCCAAATTCAGGTCAAATATTAGTTTACATCCAAGATAAACGCCGCTTGCAAGAATTAATTGAACAAATTAAACAATTCAGAGAATTTATTAAAAATCAAGATTACTTGGAAATTCACGCTAACCTTTCTGATAATGACCAAAAAGAAATCCAGCAATATAAAAATCAAGTAAAAGTCGTGTTTATGACTTCTTCCGCCAGTCGGGGATTATCCTTTCCTAAGGCTAAACATATTTTAGTGGAAATTCCTCGATTTCGGGTAGAAAGTAACTTGATGGAAGTAATTCAAGTAATTTACCGAGGTAGAGGTTTGTATGCTGAAAATGGGGAAATTAAAACTCTAGATAATGAAGATAAAGAACTGAGTTTTTATTTGTGCGATCGCGCCGTCTATTACAACGAAGACAAAGAACTTTCCCTCAAAGAAAGCATCATTAATATATTGAATATCCTGCTAATTGTCAAAACTTGTGTCTTAACCAGAATTCAAGGTTATGGACAACTGGGACGGGAAAAATTCTTGATGATTCCGATTGGAGGAAAATCAATTTCTGCTGCTGGTCAAAGCTTTAGCGGACAAATTTCCCATCTCATAAAAGATTTAAAAAAAGAACACAACAGACGACAAAAGCATCAAATCCTCTCAGAAGTTTATACCAGTTTAGAAAACTTACTCAGTCGCGCTGAATTTGTCTTAAACCCCAAAAATCCGGTTTCTGAAGTTGCGGAAATCTCCACCTATTTAGAGTTACGAGAATTGTTTAACTTGAAATTTTCTCATTTGCTCAAAGATAATTTTACCGGATTACTAAAATTTGGAAATATAGAACCAGGAATTATCAATGGTAGCTTACTAATAGTACCAATTTGCGATCGAAAACTAACCGAAACTTATGAAATCAGATTGATGGATATATTGACGCATAGGAGTGATGAAATAATCAAAAAAATGTTGATAATTAGTCATAATTCAGATTATCCCGGAAGACTGCGATCGGCAATCAAAAATGCGATAGAATTATTAGACAAACTGCGAAATAACAACGGTAGAACTCAGTTTTTTCATCAGCAAGACAGCCAAGATTTTGACCAATATTACGCCTTACCATTATTTAGCTTTATTAGTGCTGAAGCAATGAGCAAATATTTTGCCAATGAACCAGAAGAAGCGGAAGAAGAAGAAGAAAGATTTCGGAATATTTTATCTACTTATATTAATCATATCTACCCAACAGATAAAACCTTACCAATAGGTTACAAATATAAAGAGTTTCCATTCATAGTTTTTAGCAGTTATAGCTTAGAGCAAATGAGACAAAAGATTTTTACTGATAAATATTTGTTGACTTCCAATGAGTTAAATGTACTTAATTTGATTTTATCTCAAAAAAACTAA
- a CDS encoding DnaJ C-terminal domain-containing protein, producing MATTDFKDYYAVLGVSKTASADEIKKVYRRLARKYHPDMNPGDKQAEARFKEVTEAYEVLSDPDKRKKYDQFGQYWKQADQAWSTAGGAGAPGVDFNGFDFSQYGSFDEFINELLGRYSTGTGTSTGGRRTTNRTYNYRTSPGGQTGFGGGFSGFDGFDNQTANATAADREANLTLTFSEAFHGVQKRLDLGTEVVDTRIPAGAKKGTRIRLKGKGSFNSLNQQRGDLYLNVELQPHNFFQFDGDNLVCEVPITPDEAVLGAQIEVPTPDGSVNVNVPAGIRSGQSLRLRGKGWPNPKGGRSDLMVKISIVPPKELSQTEREYYEKIRADRTFNPRNNLKQIKL from the coding sequence ATGGCTACCACTGACTTTAAAGACTATTATGCCGTTCTGGGAGTGAGTAAAACGGCCAGCGCCGACGAAATCAAAAAAGTTTATCGTCGCCTCGCACGAAAGTATCACCCAGACATGAACCCTGGTGATAAACAAGCCGAAGCCCGTTTTAAAGAAGTTACAGAAGCCTACGAAGTCCTTTCCGACCCCGATAAACGCAAAAAATACGACCAATTTGGTCAATACTGGAAACAAGCTGACCAAGCATGGTCTACCGCTGGTGGCGCAGGCGCACCTGGAGTCGATTTTAACGGCTTTGATTTCAGTCAGTACGGTAGTTTTGATGAGTTCATTAATGAATTATTAGGTCGTTACAGCACTGGAACAGGAACTAGTACTGGCGGCAGACGTACCACTAATCGCACCTATAATTATCGCACTAGTCCAGGTGGACAAACTGGTTTTGGTGGCGGTTTTAGTGGCTTTGATGGCTTTGATAATCAAACAGCAAATGCCACCGCTGCTGATAGAGAAGCTAACCTTACTTTGACATTTTCTGAAGCATTTCATGGCGTACAAAAACGTTTAGATTTAGGTACAGAAGTAGTTGATACGCGGATTCCCGCAGGTGCGAAAAAAGGCACTCGAATTCGTTTGAAAGGTAAAGGCTCTTTCAATTCTTTAAATCAACAACGTGGTGATTTGTACTTGAATGTGGAATTACAACCACATAATTTTTTTCAGTTTGATGGTGATAATTTAGTTTGTGAAGTACCAATTACTCCTGATGAAGCTGTTTTGGGCGCACAAATAGAAGTTCCGACTCCCGATGGGTCTGTAAATGTTAATGTTCCGGCTGGGATTCGTTCTGGTCAATCTCTGCGACTGCGAGGAAAAGGTTGGCCTAATCCTAAAGGTGGACGCAGCGATTTAATGGTGAAAATTTCTATTGTTCCACCGAAAGAATTGAGTCAAACTGAACGGGAATATTATGAAAAAATTCGGGCCGATCGCACTTTCAATCCTCGGAATAATCTGAAGCAAATCAAATTATAA
- a CDS encoding glucose-1-phosphate adenylyltransferase: MKRVLSVILGGGAGTRLYPLTKLRAKPAVPLAGKYRLIDIPVSNCINSEIYKIYVLTQFNSASLNRHIARAYNFAGFTDGFVEVLAAQQTPENPNWFQGTADAVRQYMWLFEEWDVDEYLILSGDHLYRMDYRLFVERHRETNADITISVVPMDEKRASDFGLMKIDDNGRVVDFSEKPKGEALKQMQVDTQILGLSAEEALKMPYIASMGIYVFKKEVLFNLLNAYPSSTDFGKEIIPASSKDHNVQAYLFNGYWEDIGTIEAFYDANLALTRQPRPPFSFYDETAPIYTRARYLPPTKLLDCQVTESMIGEGCILKNCRIDHSVLGVRSRVEAGCLIQDSLIMGSDFYQPFSERESDCHHTQVPLGIGANTTIRRAIVDKNAHIGCDVQIINKDNVQEADRENLGFYIRSGIVVVLKNAVIPDGTII; encoded by the coding sequence GTGAAAAGAGTTTTATCTGTTATTCTCGGTGGCGGCGCAGGGACTCGTCTTTACCCCCTAACCAAACTACGCGCCAAGCCAGCAGTACCCTTAGCAGGGAAATATCGCCTCATCGATATTCCCGTAAGTAACTGCATCAACTCAGAAATTTACAAAATCTACGTCCTGACTCAATTTAACTCAGCCTCACTCAACCGTCATATTGCCCGCGCATACAACTTTGCTGGCTTCACTGATGGATTTGTAGAAGTACTAGCTGCCCAGCAAACACCCGAAAACCCCAACTGGTTCCAAGGTACTGCTGACGCAGTTCGTCAGTATATGTGGCTATTTGAAGAGTGGGACGTAGATGAATATTTAATCCTTTCGGGAGATCACCTCTACCGGATGGATTATCGTTTGTTTGTCGAACGTCACAGAGAAACCAACGCTGATATCACCATCTCCGTTGTCCCGATGGACGAAAAACGTGCCTCGGACTTCGGTTTAATGAAAATTGATGACAACGGTAGGGTAGTTGACTTTAGCGAAAAGCCCAAAGGTGAAGCCCTCAAACAAATGCAGGTGGACACCCAAATTTTAGGGTTGAGCGCAGAAGAAGCCCTAAAGATGCCTTACATTGCCTCTATGGGGATCTATGTCTTCAAAAAAGAGGTGTTGTTTAACTTACTCAACGCATACCCAAGTAGCACAGACTTTGGTAAAGAAATCATTCCCGCGTCATCGAAAGATCATAACGTTCAAGCCTACCTATTTAACGGGTATTGGGAAGATATCGGAACAATTGAAGCTTTCTATGATGCTAACTTAGCCTTAACCAGACAACCCCGCCCGCCCTTCAGTTTCTACGACGAAACTGCTCCCATTTACACTCGTGCTCGTTACCTGCCACCAACAAAATTGTTAGATTGTCAAGTAACGGAATCAATGATTGGAGAAGGCTGTATCTTAAAAAATTGCCGCATCGATCATTCAGTATTGGGCGTGCGAAGCCGTGTAGAAGCTGGTTGTTTAATCCAAGACTCCTTAATTATGGGATCGGACTTTTACCAACCTTTTAGCGAACGGGAATCTGATTGCCATCATACTCAAGTCCCATTAGGAATTGGCGCAAACACCACAATTCGGCGTGCGATCGTTGACAAAAATGCCCACATCGGTTGTGATGTTCAAATTATCAACAAAGACAATGTACAAGAAGCCGATCGAGAAAACCTCGGATTCTATATCCGTAGCGGCATTGTCGTTGTCTTAAAAAATGCCGTTATTCCTGATGGCACAATCATTTAG
- a CDS encoding caspase family protein, which yields MARYALVIGISEYQSPRLGNLQKPVADAEAVAQILVQYGDFQTVKRFPVRWKDQNTAELATKKVTGVELGRELKTFLQEQAAHHEALIYFSGHGFTVYDNLGQQKGYLAASDCQVEVGENHQVSEQRYGISLDSFNELIRDSQLSSLVVLLDCCHSGYFLERQLIKQTLTAFSSQKDYYLITACRSYEDALAIKTEDYSIFTNVVLKGLAPENASRNRRVSGDRLFDYVSSELKAVFQEPIRMGWGRSIILVTYPQLKLTPNGEKEFNRENPYRGLYSFESEQAQYFFGREQAIRALLDRINNNRFLAVIGASGCGKSSLVKAGLLAYLKDNQIPGSSQWEIEIFTPGKHPLTKLIEILDRQHKQNQPFVIFIDQLEEIFTLCEDDAERQSFIHLMAEEVTNSDRLTRIIVTIRTDFLDRCAAYPEAATLINRSHPTTYVVTPLSRSELEEAIKEPATLHGVKFQQGLITQIADDVDDQPGALPLLQYALKELWRVCIEKPEIPEKFLTWKGYKEIRGVKGALENRANLLYQSFSSTDQVFVHRMFMELVQLSDENQVTRRRTVFERLEAIADSIEQLRRVVQLLADQRLIVTDKDTVEVAHEALLTEWNLLRSWIEEDKENIRLSRLLETECHEWQVRFKKSDEALLTGAKLATIAEWKDKNQPKLPVEEAEFLQKSLAKRDREIQEELEQERQLREAAEARAKAEAEKAEQERVAALAKIETALEAEARAKAEAREAEAKTKVQKQRTRFAIVAAILAPLIIGVGLFVEGKKRESDAIAVGALISKAQDNFEKHQQLEALIASIQALDRMKKINSSNPTYLTQLQKVIYNVREHNRLEGHKKIVNAVNYSPNGKIIISGSEDKTIIVWDATGQKIKVISGHKKPIYGISFNHFNHKQIMFASASFDKTVMLWSEKGNKLIFPLISHQEAVFNISFSPDNYTLASISGDGTIKLWDIKTGKLRKTIKDKKWITKEITTAYSIDINPKNKFIIASSGYLDGRFNLWNLAVSEQPLALYIMGLNNNIIITKVKFNHSGTILALASSDGTILLWSVEKNKIIGKIKAHDEIIYSLAFSPNDQLIASGSQDKIVKIWNIKEIENFENSKKQSLLTPIDILRGHYGAINDIQFHPKNSQILVTASDDKTIRIWQTKKQNLNTINSLEINKILKYSCGLVEEYIANKNMYENIRSICFK from the coding sequence ATGGCTCGTTACGCTCTCGTGATCGGCATTTCGGAATATCAAAGTCCGCGTTTGGGAAACCTCCAAAAGCCAGTAGCAGATGCAGAAGCAGTTGCACAAATACTAGTGCAATATGGTGATTTCCAGACCGTCAAACGATTTCCGGTACGTTGGAAAGACCAAAACACCGCCGAACTTGCAACGAAAAAAGTTACGGGTGTTGAACTGGGACGAGAGTTAAAAACTTTTTTGCAAGAGCAAGCTGCACATCACGAAGCACTGATTTATTTCAGCGGTCACGGCTTTACTGTTTACGATAACTTAGGTCAACAAAAAGGATATTTAGCAGCTTCAGATTGTCAAGTAGAAGTGGGAGAAAACCATCAAGTTAGCGAGCAAAGATATGGCATTTCTCTTGACAGTTTTAATGAATTAATTAGAGATTCTCAACTCAGTAGTTTAGTTGTTTTACTCGATTGCTGTCATAGTGGCTATTTTTTGGAACGACAGTTAATTAAACAAACTCTCACCGCGTTTAGTTCGCAAAAAGATTATTATCTAATCACTGCTTGTCGCAGCTATGAAGACGCTTTAGCTATTAAAACTGAAGACTACAGTATTTTTACAAATGTAGTTCTTAAAGGACTTGCGCCAGAAAATGCCAGCAGAAATAGACGAGTAAGTGGCGATCGCCTTTTCGATTATGTAAGTAGCGAACTGAAAGCCGTTTTCCAAGAACCGATTCGCATGGGGTGGGGACGATCAATTATTTTAGTAACTTATCCCCAATTAAAACTAACACCTAATGGAGAAAAAGAGTTTAACCGAGAAAATCCTTATCGAGGTTTGTACTCTTTTGAATCAGAACAAGCACAATATTTTTTCGGACGAGAACAAGCGATTCGCGCACTACTTGATCGCATCAACAACAATCGCTTTTTAGCAGTAATTGGCGCATCAGGTTGTGGTAAATCTTCTTTGGTAAAAGCAGGATTATTAGCATATTTAAAAGATAATCAAATCCCCGGAAGTAGTCAGTGGGAAATTGAAATTTTCACCCCTGGAAAACATCCTTTAACAAAACTCATAGAAATACTCGATCGGCAACACAAACAAAACCAACCATTTGTAATTTTCATCGACCAACTGGAAGAAATATTTACCCTTTGCGAAGATGATGCCGAACGACAATCTTTCATTCATTTAATGGCAGAAGAAGTCACAAATAGCGATCGGCTAACTCGCATCATTGTCACAATTAGAACAGACTTTTTAGACAGATGCGCCGCCTACCCCGAAGCAGCTACTCTGATCAATCGTTCCCACCCCACAACTTATGTTGTTACCCCACTATCTCGTTCAGAATTAGAAGAAGCAATTAAAGAACCTGCAACTTTGCATGGCGTTAAATTTCAGCAGGGATTAATCACACAAATTGCTGATGATGTAGACGATCAACCAGGCGCTTTACCTCTACTTCAATATGCTTTAAAAGAATTATGGCGAGTTTGTATTGAAAAACCAGAAATACCTGAGAAGTTTCTAACTTGGAAAGGCTACAAAGAAATTCGTGGAGTCAAAGGAGCATTAGAAAATCGAGCAAATTTGTTATATCAAAGTTTTTCTTCAACAGACCAAGTTTTCGTGCATCGAATGTTCATGGAACTGGTGCAATTAAGTGATGAAAATCAAGTAACTCGTCGCCGCACTGTTTTTGAGAGATTGGAAGCGATCGCAGATTCCATAGAACAACTCAGAAGAGTAGTTCAATTATTAGCAGATCAACGCTTAATCGTCACAGATAAAGACACAGTAGAAGTTGCACACGAAGCACTCTTAACCGAATGGAATTTATTACGCAGTTGGATAGAAGAAGACAAAGAAAATATTCGCTTAAGTCGCTTGTTAGAAACTGAATGTCACGAATGGCAAGTAAGATTTAAAAAATCTGATGAAGCCTTGTTAACTGGTGCTAAATTAGCAACAATTGCCGAATGGAAAGACAAGAATCAACCTAAACTTCCAGTTGAAGAAGCAGAGTTTTTACAAAAAAGTTTGGCGAAAAGAGATAGAGAAATTCAAGAAGAATTAGAGCAAGAACGGCAATTAAGAGAAGCAGCAGAAGCGAGAGCAAAAGCGGAAGCAGAAAAAGCCGAACAGGAGAGAGTTGCAGCTTTAGCCAAAATAGAAACTGCATTAGAAGCAGAAGCGAGAGCGAAAGCGGAAGCGAGAGAAGCTGAAGCTAAAACTAAGGTGCAAAAGCAAAGGACTAGGTTTGCGATCGTCGCAGCAATTCTTGCTCCATTAATCATTGGAGTAGGGCTATTTGTTGAAGGAAAGAAAAGAGAAAGTGATGCGATCGCTGTAGGAGCTTTAATTTCCAAAGCCCAAGATAATTTTGAAAAACATCAACAATTAGAAGCATTAATAGCCAGTATACAAGCTTTAGATCGAATGAAAAAAATCAATAGCAGCAATCCAACGTATTTAACCCAACTTCAAAAAGTCATTTATAACGTCCGAGAACATAACCGATTAGAAGGTCATAAAAAAATAGTTAATGCAGTTAATTATAGCCCTAATGGTAAAATCATTATTTCTGGAAGTGAAGATAAGACTATTATAGTTTGGGATGCAACTGGCCAAAAAATCAAAGTTATATCTGGACATAAAAAACCTATTTATGGTATTAGTTTTAATCACTTTAATCATAAGCAAATAATGTTTGCATCTGCTAGTTTCGACAAAACAGTTATGCTTTGGAGTGAAAAAGGAAATAAATTAATTTTTCCTCTTATAAGTCATCAAGAAGCTGTTTTTAATATAAGTTTTAGTCCTGACAATTATACTTTGGCTTCTATTAGTGGAGATGGAACTATCAAATTATGGGATATCAAAACTGGAAAACTTCGCAAAACTATAAAAGATAAAAAATGGATTACAAAAGAAATTACTACAGCATATAGTATAGATATTAATCCCAAAAATAAATTCATAATTGCTTCTTCTGGTTATCTGGATGGAAGATTCAATCTCTGGAATTTAGCTGTGTCTGAACAGCCGTTAGCACTTTATATAATGGGACTAAACAATAATATAATCATTACTAAAGTTAAATTTAATCATAGTGGAACCATTCTAGCTCTAGCTAGTTCTGATGGTACTATACTACTTTGGAGTGTAGAAAAAAACAAAATCATTGGAAAAATTAAAGCCCATGATGAAATAATTTATAGCTTGGCATTTAGCCCTAACGACCAACTTATTGCTTCTGGCAGCCAAGATAAGATTGTAAAAATATGGAATATAAAAGAAATAGAAAATTTTGAGAATTCAAAAAAACAGTCTCTTTTAACACCAATAGATATCCTAAGAGGACACTATGGAGCAATAAATGATATACAATTTCACCCAAAAAATAGTCAAATTTTAGTGACTGCTAGTGATGACAAAACTATCAGAATATGGCAAACTAAAAAACAAAACTTAAATACAATTAATTCGTTAGAAATAAATAAAATATTAAAATATAGTTGTGGGTTAGTGGAGGAATATATAGCAAATAAAAATATGTATGAAAATATTCGCAGTATCTGTTTTAAGTAA
- a CDS encoding DUF6888 family protein, with the protein MRLCQWLSNGYKDIQLFRFDYQTGDVYIFAGDELQIIVPPSGFWYFL; encoded by the coding sequence CTGCGCCTCTGTCAGTGGTTATCTAACGGTTATAAAGATATTCAGCTATTCCGTTTCGATTACCAGACAGGAGATGTCTATATTTTCGCAGGCGATGAATTGCAAATAATTGTACCTCCTAGTGGATTCTGGTATTTTCTATGA
- a CDS encoding AAA family ATPase — translation MAQSFSDSLDSRLLQEVGNLGITKLILLIGLPGSGKSTLAQQLITETPHSLLISTDNIRGQLFGDEAIQGPWLLVWRELRRQLEQAVLAINQGQATLAFYDATNAARRQRKDAIALCRDTGFTHITGLWFDTPIWLCLSRNRRRQRQVPEDVIFRMYRQLRDAPPSLVDGFNELIRYHRGEFIIVE, via the coding sequence ATGGCACAATCATTTAGTGATTCTCTAGATTCCCGACTTCTTCAAGAAGTCGGGAATCTGGGCATAACAAAACTAATTTTGTTGATCGGGCTTCCTGGTAGCGGTAAATCTACCCTAGCTCAACAGCTAATCACAGAAACACCCCACAGTTTGTTAATTTCCACAGACAATATTCGGGGTCAACTGTTTGGAGATGAAGCTATCCAGGGCCCTTGGTTACTAGTTTGGCGAGAGTTACGGCGACAACTGGAACAAGCAGTTCTAGCGATTAACCAAGGACAAGCCACACTTGCCTTTTATGATGCTACTAATGCTGCCCGCCGCCAACGCAAAGATGCGATCGCTCTTTGCCGCGACACAGGCTTCACCCACATTACAGGATTATGGTTTGATACCCCCATTTGGCTTTGCCTCTCCCGCAACCGTCGTCGCCAGCGCCAAGTACCCGAAGATGTCATTTTCCGAATGTACCGTCAACTACGCGATGCCCCCCCAAGTTTGGTAGATGGATTTAATGAATTAATTCGCTACCATCGTGGTGAATTCATAATTGTGGAATAA
- a CDS encoding DUF6887 family protein has product MKPNFEAMTNAELKAYALTHRGGDDDLDALRVLFSRRKPDSETIVFYPPKTKEEEQEQFELFNRIVEEKTRKKEAES; this is encoded by the coding sequence ATGAAACCAAATTTTGAAGCAATGACTAACGCTGAATTGAAAGCTTATGCACTTACACATCGCGGCGGCGATGACGATCTTGATGCTTTGCGCGTGCTGTTTAGTCGCCGTAAACCAGATTCAGAAACAATTGTATTCTATCCACCAAAAACGAAAGAAGAAGAACAAGAACAATTTGAATTGTTTAACAGAATAGTTGAGGAAAAGACCAGAAAAAAAGAAGCGGAAAGTTGA
- a CDS encoding CU044_2847 family protein, with product MSELQRFGFEADGEIYEIEINSTMTNGEDRSGDDDPFERKGVREDAIAKMQQARQLIRFYAMNAVSAFKDFGAAEVEEVTLKFGLKMGGKAGIPYVTEGSTESNLEIQVKCKFPSVK from the coding sequence ATGTCAGAATTACAACGCTTTGGTTTTGAGGCGGATGGAGAAATTTACGAAATTGAAATCAATTCCACGATGACTAACGGAGAAGATCGATCGGGAGATGACGATCCCTTTGAACGCAAAGGTGTTCGAGAAGATGCGATCGCCAAAATGCAGCAAGCTCGTCAATTAATTCGATTTTATGCCATGAATGCTGTTAGTGCTTTTAAGGATTTTGGTGCAGCTGAAGTTGAAGAAGTAACGCTAAAATTTGGTTTAAAAATGGGAGGAAAAGCGGGAATTCCTTACGTTACGGAAGGTTCAACTGAAAGTAATTTAGAAATACAAGTTAAGTGTAAGTTTCCCAGTGTAAAATAA